Proteins encoded in a region of the Rhizobium sp. CC-YZS058 genome:
- a CDS encoding class I SAM-dependent methyltransferase has protein sequence MSRDSVKTLFHPFDSGVLAAPGEGERVLFLGAEAGYRLPQEFAATLACVQPDRPAYRALVSAGASVTPFPEGEDYAATLILCGKHRGENENLIAEALKRTRIGGLILVAGTKEDGIQSLRKRFAALDWGGDSMPKYHGVVFWFARPEDPSAEIARFAAKPVRVEERFDAAPGMFSHDRIDPGSELLVSRLPTDFTGHAADFGAGYGYLSVMLAERAPGLKGIDLFESDYNSLEAARGNLKALAPDVATRFYWQDLTAEAPRDHYDLIVMNPPFHETQAADPALGQAMIRMAARSLKQGGRLMMVANRGLPYEPVMNELFREWGETCRNARFKVLWGRR, from the coding sequence ATGAGCCGAGACAGTGTGAAAACCCTGTTCCACCCCTTTGACAGCGGCGTGCTGGCCGCGCCAGGCGAAGGAGAGCGCGTGCTCTTTCTCGGCGCCGAGGCGGGATATCGCCTGCCGCAGGAGTTTGCGGCGACGCTCGCCTGTGTCCAGCCGGACCGGCCCGCCTATCGTGCCCTCGTCTCGGCCGGCGCCAGCGTGACGCCCTTTCCGGAAGGAGAGGACTACGCCGCCACCCTCATTCTCTGCGGCAAGCACCGCGGCGAGAACGAGAACCTGATTGCCGAAGCCCTGAAGCGCACGCGCATCGGCGGGTTGATCCTGGTTGCGGGCACCAAGGAAGACGGCATCCAGTCGCTGCGCAAGCGGTTCGCCGCGCTCGACTGGGGCGGCGACAGCATGCCGAAATATCACGGTGTCGTCTTCTGGTTCGCCCGGCCGGAAGATCCGAGCGCGGAGATCGCCCGCTTCGCCGCCAAGCCCGTGCGTGTCGAAGAACGCTTCGATGCCGCACCCGGCATGTTCTCGCATGACCGGATCGATCCCGGCTCCGAGCTGCTCGTCTCCCGCTTGCCGACCGACTTCACCGGCCATGCGGCAGATTTCGGCGCCGGCTACGGCTATCTCTCCGTCATGCTTGCCGAACGCGCGCCGGGGCTGAAGGGTATTGATCTGTTCGAGTCAGATTACAATTCGCTGGAGGCGGCCCGCGGCAATCTCAAGGCGCTTGCGCCGGATGTGGCCACCCGCTTCTACTGGCAGGACCTGACGGCGGAAGCCCCGCGCGACCATTACGACCTGATCGTGATGAACCCGCCCTTCCACGAAACCCAGGCCGCCGATCCGGCACTCGGCCAGGCTATGATCCGCATGGCCGCCAGGAGCCTCAAGCAGGGCGGGCGCCTGATGATGGTCGCCAATCGCGGCCTGCCCTATGAGCCGGTCATGAACGAGCTCTTCCGCGAGTGGGGCGAAACCTGCAGGAATGCGCGCTTCAAGGTGCTGTGGGGACGACGCTAG